A single Anabas testudineus chromosome 10, fAnaTes1.2, whole genome shotgun sequence DNA region contains:
- the arsia gene encoding arylsulfatase I: MATTALTGFSMMSLLSLGYLTWDLMSPNQVENEPGQTFGGRPSTAQRPHIIFILTDDQGFNDIGYHSSDIRTPTLDKLAADGVKLENYYIQPICTPSRSQLITGRYQIHTGLQHSIIRPRQPNCLPFDHVTLPQRLQELGYSTHMVGKWHLGFYKKECLPTRRGFDTYFGSLTGSVNYYTYNSCDGPGLCGFDLHEGESVAWNHRGKYSTHLYTQRVRKILATQDPHSQPLFIFLSFQAVHTPLQSPREYIYPYRELENVARRRYAAMVSTVDEAVHNITYALRKYGYYQNSVIIFSTDNGGQPLSGGSNWPLRGRKGTYWEGGVRGLGFVHSPLLRKKRRVSKALVHITDWYPTLVGLAGGNESLTKGVDGYNVWEAISEGKESPRLEILHNIDPLYNHARSGSLQKGYGIWNTAIQASIRAGDWKLLTGDPGYGDWIPPPMLPGFPAEWWNLERHIVPRKSLWLFNISGDPYERFDLSEQRPDVVKELLARLVYYNRTAVPVRYPSEDPRADPNLNGGAWVPWMGDEEEDNWHRVYQKKNKDWKTKLKLSKGNSFFRRLNTRIMSNRI, encoded by the exons ATGGCAACGACAGCTTTGACGGGTTTCTCCATGATGAGCCTGCTCAGCCTCGGGTACCTGACTTGGGATCTGATGAGTCCTAATCAGGTGGAAAATGAACCAGGCCAAACTTTTGGAGGCAGGCCTTCCACTGCACAGCGTCCTCACATCATTTTCATCTTGACAGATGATCAGGGATTCAATGACATTGGTTATCACAGCTCTGATATCAGGACACCCACGCTGGATAAACTGGCTGCTGACGGAGTAAAGTTGGAGAATTATTACATCCAGCCCATCTGTACCCCATCCCGCAGTCAACTCATCACCGGCAG GTATCAAATTCACACTGGCCTGCAGCACTCAATCATTCGTCCCCGACAGCCAAACTGCCTGCCTTTCGACCATGTCACTCTGCCACAGAGGTTGCAAGAGCTCGGCTACTCCACCCACATGGTCGGCAAGTGGCACCTGGGCTTCTACAAGAAGGAGTGTTTGCCGACGCGTCGTGGCTTTGACACATATTTTGGCTCTTTAACGGGCAGTGTAAACTATTATACCTACAACTCCTGTGATGGACCTGGCCTGTGTGGCTTTGACCTCCATGAGGGAGAGTCGGTTGCCTGGAATCACAGGGGCAAATACTCCACCCATCTGTACACGCAGAGAGTCCGTAAGATCCTGGCAACCCAAGATCCTCATTCGCAGCCACTGTTCATCTTTCTGTCCTTCCAAGCAGTTCACACACCCCTGCAGTCTCCACGGGAATACATCTACCCATACCGTGAGCTGGAGAACGTGGCACGCAGGAGATATGCTGCTATGGTCTCAACTGTAGATGAGGCAGTTCACAACATAACATACGCCCTACGCAAGTATGGTTACTATCAGAACAGTGTGATCATCTTTTCCACCGACAATGGCGGTCAGCCTTTGTCTGGTGGCAGTAACTGGCCGCTCCGAGGACGTAAAGGCACCTACTGGGAAGGTGGTGTCCGTGGTCTTGGTTTCGTCCACAGCCCTCtgctgaggaagaagaggagggtgagTAAAGCCCTGGTGCATATTACTGACTGGTACCCCACACTGGTGGGACTAGCAGGTGGCAATGAGTCATTGACCAAAGGAGTGGATGGATATAATGTTTGGGAAGCCATCAGTGAGGGTAAAGAGTCTCCCAGATTGGAGATCCTCCACAACATCGACCCTCTCTATAACCACGCACGCAGTGGCTCCCTGCAGAAAGGATATGGGATATGGAATACAGCTATTCAGGCGTCTATACGGGCTGGGGACTGGAAACTCCTGACAGGAGACCCTGGCTATGGAGACTGGATCCCACCACCGATGCTTCCAGGTTTCCCTGCTGAATGGTGGAACCTCGAGCGACACATTGTACCCCGGAAATCACTGTGGCTTTTCAACATCTCTGGAGACCCTTATGAACGCTTTGACCTTTCTGAACAGAGACCAGATGTTGTCAAAGAGCTTTTAGCCAGGCTAGTGTACTACAACCGGACTGCTGTGCCAGTGAGGTACCCATCAGAGGACCCGCGGGCTGACCCCAACCTGAATGGAGGTGCCTGGGTCCCCTGGATgggagacgaggaggaggacaaCTGGCACCGTGTTTaccagaaaaagaacaaggaTTGGAAGACAAAGCTTAAACTGTCCAAAGGCAACTCATTTTTCCGCAGACTTAACACAAGAATCATGTCCAACAGGATATAA